The proteins below are encoded in one region of Paenibacillus sp. YYML68:
- a CDS encoding M48 family metallopeptidase yields the protein MFKHLFASMNAMLDEVQSEYPSSTGGRRKQLKHKLEELKSMSDFCIEEWLQFEEKLAQTLKETGIGALGEGNATDPLDPEFAARRSDAFIRGQGYYKLHMFHEALAEFTELLSKQPEFTLARIYMAMSYFHLGRTADSYSHFHFLYQLTENVQLKAISLNAMGCIQIQHNNMERAGELFELAYRTDPTSIEPLIAMGLCTEKQGGLQFSFSGTRKSGVVKG from the coding sequence ATGTTCAAGCATCTGTTCGCATCGATGAATGCTATGCTGGATGAAGTGCAGTCGGAATACCCGTCCTCAACCGGTGGGAGAAGGAAGCAGCTGAAGCATAAGCTCGAGGAGCTGAAGTCGATGAGCGACTTCTGCATTGAGGAATGGCTGCAATTCGAGGAGAAGCTGGCCCAGACGCTGAAGGAAACAGGCATTGGCGCCCTTGGGGAGGGCAATGCGACGGACCCGCTAGATCCGGAGTTCGCGGCCAGGCGGTCCGATGCGTTCATTCGCGGTCAAGGCTATTATAAGCTTCATATGTTTCATGAAGCGCTTGCTGAATTTACCGAGCTGCTAAGCAAGCAGCCGGAATTTACGCTCGCCCGCATTTACATGGCCATGTCATACTTTCATTTAGGGCGGACAGCGGATAGCTACTCCCACTTTCATTTTTTGTACCAGCTGACAGAGAACGTGCAATTGAAGGCCATCTCCTTGAATGCGATGGGCTGTATTCAGATTCAGCACAACAATATGGAACGGGCCGGTGAGCTGTTCGAGCTTGCCTATCGTACCGATCCGACGAGTATAGAGCCGCTAATTGCGATGGGGCTGTGCACAGAGAAGCAAGGCGGGCTGCAGTTCAGCTTCTCTGGTACTCGTAAGTCGGGCGTTGTGAAGGGATAA
- the panB gene encoding 3-methyl-2-oxobutanoate hydroxymethyltransferase, with the protein MDTRKPITTAKLRKMKLDHTPIAVVTAYDYPSARLAEEAGVDVILVGDSLGNVVLGYESTVPVTLDDMLYHTRAVTRAVRSSFVVTDMPFMTYHGSLDATLKGAARLMQEGLAKAVKLEGGAEIAPAVKALVQAGIPVMAHIGLTPQSIHQIGGYKVHGKTNDQAERLMADALALEEAGAFAIVLELVTEQLAAEVTARLSIPTIGIGAGAGCDGQVLVFHDVLGYGSDIVPKRFVKAYASVGDTIRTAIGQYVSEVKGRQFPAAEHAFRMSDEEAGRLYGQGSGGNDHEQ; encoded by the coding sequence ATGGATACGCGCAAGCCTATAACAACCGCTAAGCTTCGCAAAATGAAGCTCGACCATACACCCATCGCCGTCGTAACGGCTTATGATTACCCGTCGGCGCGGCTAGCTGAGGAGGCGGGAGTCGATGTGATTCTCGTCGGAGATTCGCTCGGCAACGTGGTGCTCGGCTATGAATCGACGGTGCCGGTGACGCTCGACGATATGCTGTATCATACTCGCGCCGTCACTCGCGCCGTCCGTTCCAGCTTCGTCGTCACCGATATGCCGTTCATGACGTATCACGGCAGCCTCGATGCGACACTGAAGGGAGCAGCTCGCCTCATGCAGGAGGGGCTCGCGAAGGCGGTGAAGCTGGAGGGCGGTGCGGAGATCGCCCCTGCAGTGAAGGCGCTCGTGCAGGCCGGCATCCCGGTCATGGCGCACATAGGTCTAACACCGCAGTCCATTCATCAGATCGGCGGCTACAAGGTACACGGTAAGACGAACGATCAGGCGGAGCGTCTAATGGCAGACGCCCTCGCGCTCGAGGAGGCGGGAGCGTTCGCGATCGTGCTGGAGCTCGTGACCGAGCAGCTGGCGGCTGAGGTGACGGCGAGGCTGTCCATCCCGACGATTGGTATCGGGGCAGGCGCAGGCTGTGACGGACAGGTACTCGTCTTCCATGATGTGCTTGGCTATGGCTCTGACATCGTGCCGAAGCGGTTCGTCAAGGCGTACGCATCGGTCGGCGACACGATCCGCACGGCGATCGGGCAATATGTATCCGAGGTCAAGGGACGGCAGTTCCCTGCAGCCGAGCATGCATTCCGGATGTCGGATGAGGAGGCAGGACGCTTGTACGGCCAAGGAAGTGGGGGCAACGACCATGAGCAATGA
- the panC gene encoding pantoate--beta-alanine ligase codes for MSNDQQPIIILSGVELRAWLKSRRLQSPGAVVGFVPTMGFLHEGHASLLTAARQSCDIVVLSIFVNPLQFGPNEDFERYPRDEQRDLAIAAEYGADVVFMPQVEEMYPERTRTTVTVSGVTERLCGASRPGHFDGVATVVTKLFNLVQPDRAYFGLKDAQQVAVIEQMVRDLNVPVEIVPCATVREADGLAKSSRNVYLSAEEREQAVILNKALREAEQQLRTQRDAMSSQELAAQVTARIQEAPLARIDYVEALAYPSLEPISSFTEAEQALIAVAVKFGNTRLIDNCLIRFNG; via the coding sequence ATGAGCAATGATCAACAGCCCATCATCATCCTGAGCGGTGTTGAATTGAGAGCGTGGCTGAAGTCACGTCGATTACAATCGCCAGGAGCGGTCGTCGGGTTCGTGCCGACGATGGGATTTCTGCATGAAGGGCATGCCTCGTTGCTGACCGCTGCACGTCAATCGTGCGATATTGTTGTATTGAGCATCTTCGTGAATCCGCTCCAGTTCGGACCTAACGAAGATTTCGAGCGATACCCGCGCGACGAGCAGCGCGACCTTGCGATCGCGGCGGAGTACGGTGCCGATGTCGTGTTCATGCCTCAGGTTGAGGAGATGTATCCAGAGCGGACGCGAACGACCGTAACCGTATCTGGCGTGACCGAAAGACTGTGCGGCGCCTCACGGCCGGGACACTTCGACGGTGTCGCTACCGTCGTGACGAAGCTGTTCAACCTCGTACAGCCGGACCGAGCTTATTTCGGGTTGAAGGATGCGCAGCAGGTCGCTGTCATTGAGCAAATGGTCCGCGACTTGAACGTACCGGTCGAGATCGTTCCTTGTGCGACGGTACGGGAAGCGGACGGCCTCGCGAAGAGCTCGCGCAACGTCTACTTGAGCGCAGAGGAGCGAGAGCAGGCTGTTATATTGAACAAGGCGCTGCGGGAGGCCGAGCAGCAGCTGCGCACGCAGCGCGACGCCATGTCGTCGCAGGAGCTTGCCGCGCAAGTAACGGCACGCATCCAGGAGGCGCCGCTTGCCCGCATCGATTATGTCGAGGCGCTCGCCTATCCGTCGCTGGAGCCGATCTCCTCATTCACGGAGGCTGAGCAAGCTCTGATCGCTGTGGCGGTCAAGTTCGGCAATACAAGACTGATTGACAACTGCTTGATACGCTTTAACGGCTAA
- the bshB1 gene encoding bacillithiol biosynthesis deacetylase BshB1, whose translation MTERLDFLIFGAHADDAEIGMGGTIAKHARAGYRIGLCDLTCAEMSSNGTVETRRVEAEQAARVLGVAVRDNLGLPDRGLRDEPETIERIVSVIRAYRPRMVFAPYWEDRHPDHIACSKLVQEAVFNAKLRKYRPDLPAHSVEETLFYFINDMVPPDRMIDVSEVYELKRQSLQAYRSQFERSSGDDRIATPLNQGYLERVEARDLLLGQKRSVPFAEGFVSKLPVMTDLL comes from the coding sequence ATGACTGAACGGCTAGACTTCTTAATATTCGGCGCCCATGCCGACGATGCCGAGATCGGGATGGGTGGCACAATCGCGAAGCATGCTCGCGCTGGCTATCGGATCGGACTATGTGATCTGACTTGCGCCGAGATGTCGTCGAACGGCACCGTCGAGACGAGACGAGTCGAGGCGGAGCAAGCGGCTCGAGTGCTCGGCGTTGCGGTGCGGGACAATCTCGGCTTACCGGATCGAGGCTTACGCGATGAGCCAGAGACGATTGAGCGTATCGTGTCCGTTATTCGAGCGTATCGGCCCCGAATGGTCTTCGCTCCTTATTGGGAGGATCGGCACCCGGACCATATTGCTTGTAGCAAGCTGGTGCAGGAGGCCGTATTTAATGCAAAGCTTCGCAAGTATAGACCAGACCTTCCTGCGCATAGTGTAGAAGAAACGTTGTTTTATTTCATTAACGACATGGTTCCGCCGGATCGCATGATTGATGTATCGGAAGTCTATGAGCTGAAGCGGCAGTCGCTGCAAGCATACCGCTCCCAGTTCGAGCGTTCGTCAGGGGACGACCGCATTGCGACTCCGTTGAATCAAGGCTATCTCGAGCGGGTGGAGGCACGTGATCTGCTGCTCGGACAGAAGCGCTCCGTACCGTTTGCGGAAGGCTTCGTCAGTAAGCTTCCCGTGATGACGGACTTGTTATAG
- the bshA gene encoding N-acetyl-alpha-D-glucosaminyl L-malate synthase BshA translates to MNPKDRLKIGITCYPTLGGSGVVATELGKLLAEKGHEVHFITHSMPFRLGKFDKNIFYHEVEVNDYHVFKYPPYDLSLASKQAQIVKQEGLDLLHVHYAIPHAVCALLAKQMVGEHLKVVTTLHGTDITVLAQDESLSDLIRFAINGSDVVTAVSDDLIQETRQLLGIEKPIELLYNFVDKRVYYPRDVGNLRREFARPDEKILIHISNFRPVKRVIDVIEIFDRISKEVPSRLLFVGEGPELSKVLCKAKEKGLLDKVTFCGRQDDVAQLLSLADLMLLPSEKESFGLVALEAMACGVPTIASNAGGIPELITHGVTGYLADIGDVETMSQLAIHLLQNEAAYKAMREACLYRARYTFCNDVISRQYEALYYQVLGREAPEELLVKPLEC, encoded by the coding sequence ATGAATCCGAAGGATCGATTGAAAATAGGCATTACTTGTTATCCGACGCTCGGCGGCTCGGGTGTCGTGGCGACGGAGCTTGGGAAGCTGCTGGCGGAGAAGGGGCATGAGGTGCATTTTATTACGCACAGCATGCCTTTTCGACTCGGGAAGTTCGATAAGAACATCTTCTACCATGAGGTGGAAGTGAACGATTATCATGTGTTCAAATATCCGCCTTACGATCTGTCTCTTGCGAGCAAGCAAGCACAAATTGTGAAGCAGGAAGGACTCGATCTGCTTCACGTTCACTATGCGATACCCCATGCTGTATGTGCGCTGCTGGCCAAGCAGATGGTTGGTGAGCATCTGAAGGTGGTGACGACACTGCACGGCACAGATATTACGGTGCTGGCGCAGGATGAGTCGCTTAGTGATCTGATCCGCTTCGCGATCAATGGTAGTGACGTGGTGACAGCCGTATCGGACGATCTTATTCAGGAGACGAGACAACTGCTCGGCATCGAGAAGCCGATCGAGCTGCTCTATAACTTCGTGGACAAGCGCGTCTATTACCCGCGTGATGTCGGTAATTTGCGCAGAGAGTTCGCACGTCCCGATGAGAAAATATTAATTCATATCTCCAACTTCCGTCCGGTGAAGCGTGTAATCGATGTGATCGAAATATTCGACCGGATCAGCAAGGAGGTACCGTCAAGGCTCTTGTTCGTCGGGGAAGGTCCAGAGCTGTCGAAGGTGCTGTGCAAGGCGAAGGAGAAGGGGCTGCTGGATAAAGTAACGTTCTGCGGCAGGCAGGATGACGTGGCACAGCTGCTCTCTCTCGCCGACCTGATGCTGCTGCCGTCGGAGAAGGAGAGCTTCGGCCTCGTGGCGCTTGAAGCGATGGCGTGCGGCGTTCCGACGATTGCCTCTAATGCAGGAGGTATTCCAGAGCTGATTACGCATGGGGTGACGGGCTATCTGGCCGACATCGGTGATGTGGAGACGATGAGTCAGCTTGCGATTCATCTGCTGCAGAACGAGGCGGCCTATAAGGCGATGCGTGAGGCATGTCTGTACCGGGCCCGGTATACCTTCTGTAATGATGTCATCTCGAGGCAGTACGAGGCGCTCTACTATCAGGTGCTCGGCCGTGAGGCTCCAGAGGAGCTGCTCGTGAAGCCGCTCGAGTGCTAA
- the panD gene encoding aspartate 1-decarboxylase gives MFRTMLKAKIHRATVTEANLNYVGSITIDEELLEAVDMLPNEKVQIVNNNNGARFETYIIPGPRGSRVICLNGAAARLVQPGDKVIILSYAMMTDEAARTHAPRIAIMGDENEIISVLKEEIHSTIL, from the coding sequence ATGTTCCGCACGATGCTGAAGGCCAAAATACACCGCGCAACGGTAACCGAAGCGAACTTGAACTATGTGGGCAGCATAACGATCGACGAGGAGCTGCTGGAGGCGGTAGACATGCTGCCGAACGAAAAGGTGCAAATCGTCAACAACAACAATGGTGCACGCTTCGAGACTTATATTATACCTGGACCAAGAGGCTCCCGCGTCATCTGTTTGAACGGCGCAGCGGCGCGCCTCGTGCAGCCTGGCGATAAGGTAATTATTCTCTCCTATGCGATGATGACCGATGAGGCAGCGCGCACTCATGCGCCACGAATCGCTATTATGGGCGATGAGAACGAGATCATCAGTGTCCTGAAGGAAGAAATTCATTCCACTATTCTATAG
- a CDS encoding methylglyoxal synthase, with protein sequence MNIALIAHDRKKDEMVNFVMAYEHVFQHHKLFATGTTGTRIMANTKLNVHRFMSGPLGGDQQIGALVAQNEMDLIIFLRDPLMAQPHEPDIIALLRLCDVQGIPVATNIATGEILVKALDRGDFAWRELVHKYKPGVDE encoded by the coding sequence ATGAATATCGCTCTTATCGCCCATGACCGGAAGAAGGATGAGATGGTCAACTTCGTAATGGCTTATGAGCATGTGTTCCAGCATCATAAGCTGTTTGCGACCGGTACGACCGGCACGCGCATTATGGCCAATACGAAGCTGAACGTTCACCGCTTCATGAGCGGTCCGCTCGGCGGAGATCAACAGATCGGCGCACTGGTCGCCCAGAACGAGATGGATCTGATCATCTTCTTGCGCGATCCGCTCATGGCACAGCCGCACGAGCCGGACATTATTGCCTTGCTCCGTCTATGCGATGTGCAAGGAATACCGGTAGCGACGAACATCGCGACTGGAGAAATATTAGTTAAGGCGCTCGACCGCGGCGATTTCGCATGGCGGGAGCTTGTACATAAATATAAGCCGGGTGTGGACGAATGA
- a CDS encoding CCA tRNA nucleotidyltransferase translates to MTHLPQDHGVKRRALQLIHTLNDAGYEAYLVGGCVRDEVLGRPVKDYDIATSARPEQVESLFSRTIPTGLQHGTVTVVIEREPFEVTTFRKEAGYEDFRRPSEVSYIDSLLEDLRRRDFTMNAMALDAEGRLIDPFGGQADAASGVLRCVGDAHERFSEDALRMLRCVRFAAEYRLEVEPLTWEALTTSAPLLRHIALERVRAELERMLSGSDPNRALLLLGASKLLLHTKSRVLWSELQDTKSWPSLSVIPTLEGRLAYLYIGCGADLNETKNDMRVLTFSKKQLEETGAIVAAHRALIDKLQQDADEGTATEDEQRKHWLLTAVQYGAIAMESLRQLYELELEHERRDSSDTAVSGGLKLSGAQKLAAEAWAYSGSRWLTEAPALELKQLALTGQQLVQLLGVKPGPWTGQLLSRLLEETALGFIPNEPEALAAAAKSCYELLQEKG, encoded by the coding sequence ATGACGCACTTGCCACAGGACCATGGAGTGAAACGGAGGGCGCTTCAGCTGATCCATACGCTGAATGATGCGGGCTATGAGGCGTATCTCGTCGGCGGTTGTGTACGTGACGAGGTGCTGGGTCGCCCTGTTAAAGATTACGACATTGCGACATCGGCGCGGCCTGAGCAGGTCGAGAGCCTCTTCTCGCGCACGATCCCAACTGGCCTGCAGCACGGTACGGTAACGGTTGTCATCGAGCGGGAGCCATTCGAGGTGACGACGTTCCGTAAGGAAGCAGGCTATGAGGATTTTCGACGTCCAAGTGAGGTGTCGTACATCGACAGCCTGCTGGAGGACTTGAGACGGCGTGATTTCACGATGAATGCGATGGCTCTCGATGCGGAGGGTCGACTGATCGATCCGTTCGGCGGGCAGGCGGATGCGGCTAGCGGTGTGCTGCGTTGTGTGGGGGATGCACATGAGCGGTTCTCGGAGGACGCGCTGCGCATGCTTCGCTGCGTCCGCTTCGCGGCGGAGTACAGACTTGAGGTGGAGCCGCTAACCTGGGAAGCGCTGACGACTTCAGCTCCACTGCTGCGACATATCGCTCTGGAGCGGGTGCGCGCGGAGCTTGAGCGCATGTTAAGCGGGAGTGACCCGAATCGGGCGCTGCTGCTGCTAGGCGCAAGCAAGCTGCTGCTGCATACGAAGTCGCGGGTCCTATGGAGTGAGCTGCAAGATACGAAGAGCTGGCCGTCCTTGAGCGTTATTCCGACGCTGGAGGGGCGGCTAGCTTACTTATATATAGGCTGCGGGGCTGACTTGAACGAGACGAAGAACGATATGCGCGTGCTGACGTTCTCGAAGAAGCAGCTGGAGGAGACAGGGGCGATCGTTGCGGCGCATCGGGCTCTAATAGACAAGCTACAGCAGGATGCGGACGAAGGAACGGCAACCGAGGATGAGCAGCGGAAGCATTGGCTGCTGACAGCTGTCCAATATGGGGCTATCGCAATGGAGTCACTGAGACAGCTCTATGAGCTGGAGCTGGAGCATGAGCGGCGGGACAGCTCGGACACAGCGGTGAGCGGCGGTCTCAAGCTGTCCGGTGCGCAGAAGTTGGCTGCTGAGGCATGGGCTTACAGCGGAAGCCGATGGCTTACAGAAGCGCCGGCGCTGGAGCTGAAGCAGCTAGCGCTCACTGGTCAGCAGCTCGTGCAGCTGCTTGGCGTGAAGCCGGGGCCTTGGACAGGACAGCTGCTCAGTCGATTGCTCGAGGAGACGGCGCTCGGATTCATCCCGAATGAACCCGAAGCGTTAGCCGCTGCCGCGAAGAGTTGTTACGAACTACTGCAGGAGAAGGGATAA
- a CDS encoding biotin--[acetyl-CoA-carboxylase] ligase, whose protein sequence is MSERLIELFEQAKGEFISGEQLSGELKVSRTAVWKQIERLKLQGYHFEAIPRKGYRLLSAPQKFAEDAFRQQLRTASFGRPLHLLDEIDSTQLAAVQLVRDGAEEGTLVLAEQQLAGRGRLGRQWHSPKGKGLWSSLVLKPNWLSLAQTPQLTLLTAVALCRAVRQVTGLDAGIKWPNDLLVGGRKVAGILLEASVENGTLQHIVAGVGISVNLQESDYPTELLEKATSLAMCAGHSISRETLLAELMNEWEQLYKLYQASGFAPIKLLWEALTVSLARELVCSTPQGPVQGFAESIDEHGALLLRLPDGSSRKMFSGDVDFK, encoded by the coding sequence ATGTCAGAACGATTAATAGAGCTCTTCGAGCAAGCGAAGGGTGAGTTCATATCCGGGGAGCAGCTGAGTGGGGAGCTGAAGGTGAGCCGGACCGCGGTGTGGAAGCAGATTGAACGGCTGAAGCTGCAGGGGTATCATTTTGAAGCGATTCCACGTAAGGGCTATAGACTGCTCTCCGCTCCGCAAAAATTCGCAGAGGACGCCTTCAGGCAGCAGCTGCGTACAGCATCATTCGGCCGTCCGCTGCACCTGCTGGACGAGATCGACTCGACCCAGCTGGCAGCAGTCCAGCTCGTGCGGGATGGGGCCGAGGAGGGGACCCTTGTGCTCGCCGAGCAGCAGCTGGCTGGGCGGGGACGGCTCGGGCGGCAGTGGCACTCGCCCAAGGGCAAGGGACTGTGGAGCTCGCTTGTGCTGAAGCCTAATTGGCTGTCGCTGGCGCAGACGCCTCAGCTCACGCTGCTGACAGCGGTTGCGTTGTGCCGTGCCGTCCGTCAGGTGACGGGTCTGGACGCTGGCATCAAGTGGCCGAACGATCTGCTCGTCGGCGGTCGTAAGGTTGCCGGTATATTGCTCGAGGCGAGCGTCGAGAATGGCACGCTGCAGCACATCGTCGCTGGAGTCGGCATCAGTGTGAATTTGCAGGAGAGCGACTACCCGACGGAGCTGCTGGAGAAAGCGACATCACTGGCGATGTGCGCCGGACATTCGATCTCCAGAGAGACGCTGCTTGCGGAGCTCATGAACGAATGGGAGCAGCTGTACAAGCTGTATCAAGCGTCTGGCTTCGCCCCGATCAAGCTGCTGTGGGAGGCGCTGACCGTATCGCTTGCTCGCGAGCTTGTGTGCAGCACTCCGCAAGGTCCCGTACAAGGCTTCGCCGAGTCGATCGATGAGCATGGAGCGCTGCTGCTAAGACTGCCCGACGGAAGCTCCCGCAAAATGTTTTCCGGCGATGTCGATTTTAAGTGA